In Candidatus Gastranaerophilales bacterium, a single window of DNA contains:
- a CDS encoding four-carbon acid sugar kinase family protein, whose translation MFISSTIGIIADDLTGANDTALQFHMRGCNTQIILDYNSLPDIKAHTQAWALSTESRNTDAKTAKEKVKIATENLIDNFNIEYFYKKIDSTIRGNIAPEVLGMLDILGWDAAIIMPAFPNEGRITVGGYHLWKGVPIERTELARDPHSPIYESHIPTLLKSQLEDDSEKDLVDLIELETVMKGAGPILMKLKELINKGKKLIVVDAVSTVDIEQVILAMEKCNFKILPCGSAGAAQALGNAWLPEMKYQHITKTIPVLPKLIISGSSTDLTASQLKKLADDDDIENTYFIELKLDDILKNNNQEVIERAVRNLVGGNVVVIHSSNLIESPEKLPDILFENELTKKKFASMIGDFLAEVTKEILAKKEVILISVGGETSYKCCKAIDSGNIQLIDEVAPAIPLSIDHKAQWIVTKSGNLGNPNTLIEVIKYFEQHK comes from the coding sequence ATGTTTATTTCCAGCACAATCGGTATTATCGCAGATGATTTGACCGGAGCTAATGATACAGCTTTGCAGTTTCATATGCGTGGTTGTAATACACAGATAATTTTAGATTATAATTCTTTACCTGATATCAAGGCTCACACTCAGGCATGGGCGTTATCTACGGAGAGTAGAAACACAGATGCCAAAACTGCAAAAGAAAAAGTTAAAATTGCGACAGAAAATTTAATAGACAATTTTAATATAGAATATTTTTATAAAAAAATAGATTCGACAATTCGAGGAAATATAGCCCCCGAAGTGCTTGGAATGCTTGATATATTGGGTTGGGACGCTGCGATAATAATGCCGGCTTTCCCAAATGAAGGTAGAATTACCGTGGGCGGATATCACTTGTGGAAGGGTGTTCCGATTGAAAGAACAGAACTTGCTCGTGACCCTCATTCACCTATTTATGAGTCACATATCCCGACGCTACTTAAATCTCAGCTTGAGGATGATAGCGAAAAAGACTTGGTTGATTTGATTGAGCTTGAAACTGTAATGAAAGGGGCCGGTCCCATTTTGATGAAGCTCAAAGAGCTTATAAATAAGGGTAAAAAGCTTATTGTGGTAGATGCTGTTTCTACTGTTGATATAGAGCAAGTTATACTCGCAATGGAAAAATGTAATTTTAAAATATTGCCGTGTGGCTCAGCCGGAGCTGCTCAAGCTTTGGGGAATGCTTGGCTTCCCGAGATGAAGTATCAACATATTACAAAAACCATTCCAGTGTTGCCGAAGCTTATTATTTCCGGAAGTTCTACTGATTTAACAGCTTCACAACTTAAAAAACTTGCAGATGATGATGATATTGAAAATACTTATTTTATCGAATTAAAACTTGATGATATTTTGAAAAATAATAATCAAGAAGTGATAGAACGAGCAGTTCGCAATCTAGTTGGCGGAAATGTTGTTGTTATACATTCTTCAAATTTGATTGAATCACCTGAAAAATTACCCGATATTTTGTTTGAAAATGAACTTACAAAGAAGAAGTTTGCGTCTATGATTGGTGACTTTTTGGCTGAAGTTACAAAAGAAATTTTGGCTAAAAAAGAGGTTATATTGATTAGTGTAGGCGGTGAAACTTCTTATAAATGTTGTAAAGCAATTGATAGCGGAAATATCCAGCTGATAGATGAAGTTGCCCCTGCTATTCCTTTGAGTATTGACCATAAGGCTCAATGGATTGTAACTAAATCAGGCAATCTCGGCAATCCAAATACGTTAATTGAAGTTATAAAATATTTCGAGCAACATAAATAA
- the ssb gene encoding single-stranded DNA-binding protein → MNSVVLVGRAGQDPEMKYFESGKCKTTFSVAVSRWDSKAKAETTDWFNIELWDKAAEIAGEYVKKGRWVGIDGRLACSKWTGPDGTQKERFLVRANTLRLLGGKNEG, encoded by the coding sequence ATGAATTCAGTCGTTTTAGTTGGCCGTGCAGGACAAGACCCTGAGATGAAATATTTTGAATCAGGAAAATGTAAAACTACATTTTCAGTAGCTGTTTCACGTTGGGATTCAAAAGCTAAGGCAGAAACAACAGACTGGTTTAATATAGAATTGTGGGATAAAGCAGCTGAAATAGCAGGCGAATATGTAAAAAAAGGACGCTGGGTCGGAATAGACGGCAGACTCGCTTGCAGCAAATGGACAGGTCCTGACGGAACTCAAAAAGAAAGATTTTTGGTCAGAGCTAATACGTTAAGACTTCTCGGTGGCAAAAACGAAGGTTAA